The following proteins are co-located in the Flammeovirga kamogawensis genome:
- the rfbH gene encoding lipopolysaccharide biosynthesis protein RfbH, with protein sequence MESTKAQELRKQIKGLVEQYAQEKYTPVAFEGGSTAIPPAGKVVGKEELQNMVDASLDGWLTTGRFNQLFEKKLADFLGVKYCLSVNSGSSANLVAFSALTSPKLGNRAINKGDEVIGVAAGFPTTVNPIVQFGAIPVFVDVDIKTHNIDADLIEAAITPKTKAIMLAHTLGNPFNLSKIRALCDKYNLWLVEDCCDALGATYNDHLVGTFGDIATLSFYPAHHITMGEGGAVFTNNPELKLIAESFRDWGRDCYCAPGCDNTCGCRFEQQHGELPFGYDHKYVYSHTGYNLKITDMQAACGLAQLDRVEDFIQKRRENFNYLKNRLSKLGDFLQLTEATENSNPSWFGFAITLKESSGVNRVDLLRFLDSHKIGSRLLFAGNLTKQPYFKDIDYRVVGELKNTDETMNNTFWIGLFPALGAEHFEFVAEKLEEFFGLNF encoded by the coding sequence ATGGAATCAACTAAAGCACAAGAATTACGCAAACAAATTAAGGGTTTGGTAGAGCAATATGCTCAAGAAAAATATACACCTGTAGCTTTTGAAGGTGGAAGTACAGCTATTCCTCCTGCTGGTAAGGTAGTTGGTAAAGAAGAACTTCAAAATATGGTCGATGCTTCTTTAGATGGGTGGTTAACTACAGGTCGTTTTAATCAACTTTTTGAGAAAAAGCTAGCAGATTTTTTAGGTGTTAAATATTGCTTATCTGTCAATTCTGGTTCATCAGCTAATTTAGTTGCCTTTAGTGCTCTAACCTCTCCTAAACTTGGTAATCGAGCGATCAACAAAGGAGATGAAGTAATTGGTGTAGCAGCAGGTTTTCCAACAACTGTAAATCCAATTGTGCAATTTGGAGCAATTCCTGTTTTTGTTGATGTGGATATTAAAACGCATAATATTGATGCGGACCTGATCGAAGCAGCCATCACACCTAAAACAAAAGCTATTATGTTAGCGCACACTTTAGGCAATCCCTTTAACTTGAGTAAAATCCGTGCATTATGTGATAAATACAACCTTTGGTTAGTAGAAGATTGTTGTGATGCATTAGGTGCTACGTACAACGATCACCTTGTGGGTACTTTTGGTGATATTGCAACATTAAGTTTCTACCCAGCTCATCACATTACAATGGGTGAAGGTGGTGCTGTATTTACGAATAATCCTGAGTTAAAATTAATTGCCGAATCTTTCAGAGATTGGGGCAGAGATTGTTATTGTGCTCCTGGGTGTGATAATACATGCGGTTGCCGTTTTGAACAACAGCATGGAGAGTTGCCTTTTGGTTACGACCATAAGTATGTCTACTCTCATACAGGTTACAACTTGAAAATCACTGATATGCAAGCGGCATGTGGTTTAGCTCAATTAGACAGAGTGGAAGATTTCATTCAAAAAAGAAGAGAGAATTTCAATTATCTAAAAAATAGGCTTTCTAAATTAGGAGACTTTCTTCAACTTACTGAAGCAACTGAAAATAGTAACCCTTCTTGGTTTGGTTTTGCCATAACATTAAAAGAATCATCTGGTGTAAATCGTGTTGATTTATTACGTTTCTTGGATAGTCATAAAATAGGCTCAAGGTTACTTTTTGCTGGTAATTTAACGAAACAACCTTATTTTAAAGATATTGACTATCGAGTAGTAGGGGAGTTAAAAAATACAGATGAAACAATGAATAATACTTTTTGGATTGGTCTTTTTCCTGCATTGGGCGCAGAACATTTTGAATTTGTAGCTGAAAAATTGGAAGAGTTTTTTGGTCTTAATTTCTAA
- a CDS encoding NAD-dependent epimerase/dehydratase family protein produces the protein MKTLLLTGATGFLGSNLLKAFILEVDQIIILKRSTSKINRIENLIDHPKVISYDINLISIEEVFSLNSIDFIIHTACSYGRKGESMNDIIKVNTIFGTQLLDAAVNNNVKLFINTDSLLPRDINIYSLSKAQFTDWLNFYSDKIKVVNFKIEHMYGPGDDDNKFIYRLVKQLKSKEVTRIPLTSGFQKRDFVHISDIISAYMIVFEKIDMLNQFNSIDLGTGILSPVKNVVQDIAHEIESKYQIKVSSKLDFGAIPFRKNEVMEPNINIDILKQLGWSPKVKIDKGIKEII, from the coding sequence ATGAAAACATTATTATTGACTGGGGCTACTGGTTTTTTAGGTAGTAATCTTCTTAAAGCTTTTATTTTAGAAGTAGATCAAATTATAATTTTAAAACGTTCAACTTCTAAAATAAATCGAATTGAAAATTTAATCGATCATCCAAAAGTAATTTCTTATGACATTAATTTAATTTCAATTGAGGAAGTGTTTTCACTGAATAGTATTGATTTCATTATTCATACGGCCTGTTCTTATGGAAGAAAAGGAGAAAGTATGAATGATATTATTAAAGTAAATACCATATTTGGAACACAACTTTTAGACGCTGCAGTCAATAATAATGTTAAACTTTTTATTAATACTGATAGCTTACTACCTAGAGATATAAACATTTATAGTTTATCAAAAGCTCAATTTACCGATTGGCTAAACTTTTATTCTGACAAAATCAAAGTAGTCAATTTCAAAATTGAACATATGTATGGACCTGGCGATGATGACAACAAGTTTATCTATAGGTTGGTAAAACAATTGAAATCAAAAGAGGTAACTAGAATACCTCTTACATCCGGTTTTCAAAAAAGAGATTTTGTACATATCTCTGATATAATTAGTGCTTACATGATTGTATTTGAGAAAATAGACATGTTAAATCAATTCAATAGTATTGATCTTGGTACAGGAATATTATCTCCTGTTAAAAACGTAGTTCAAGATATTGCTCATGAAATTGAATCAAAATATCAAATTAAAGTGAGTTCAAAACTAGATTTTGGAGCTATTCCATTTAGAAAAAATGAAGTTATGGAGCCAAATATTAATATTGATATTTTGAAACAATTAGGTTGGTCTCCAAAAGTAAAAATTGATAAAGGAATAAAAGAAATCATATGA
- a CDS encoding glycosyltransferase family protein, with amino-acid sequence MNKKTFLITYDKTDSGLAYYFFEELKKNINIDLLSTNFKNNDLISKIKRKFGYRVSNTNYNLIIDSIKKSNCFKNIILFNCAGLNEEQINNLDKIPNSKLYLYSSDHLTGMEKYKKISTLKSLSLYDKVIVFSKNMIPIYYQYGAKNVDHIPFGYSINRHLNKKIINEKDISDDVVYFGSWGPHIEVILNEVSKFFNLKIYGNGWKHSKYNSLKTIANSTKYDGNTMRDLANKASVVINFIRAEHGCFTSMKTFELAASGACIITNYTEDQNIFFHNSEFSYFNTSEELKDKISFLLNNKKANIEQRKKSLETVSNYNYNNISKQLIDSLNL; translated from the coding sequence ATGAATAAAAAAACTTTCTTAATCACTTATGATAAAACTGATAGTGGTTTAGCCTACTACTTTTTTGAGGAATTAAAAAAAAATATTAATATAGATTTATTATCTACAAATTTCAAAAATAATGATTTAATAAGTAAAATTAAAAGAAAATTTGGCTATAGAGTATCAAACACCAACTATAATTTAATAATTGATTCAATCAAAAAAAGTAATTGTTTTAAAAATATAATTTTATTCAACTGTGCAGGTTTAAATGAAGAACAAATTAATAATTTAGATAAAATACCAAATTCAAAATTATATTTATATTCTTCAGACCATTTAACTGGCATGGAAAAATATAAAAAGATTTCCACTTTAAAAAGTCTTAGCTTATATGATAAAGTGATCGTTTTTTCTAAAAATATGATTCCAATTTATTATCAATATGGAGCAAAAAATGTCGATCACATCCCATTTGGTTATTCAATCAATAGACATTTAAATAAAAAAATTATAAACGAAAAAGACATTTCAGATGATGTTGTATATTTTGGATCTTGGGGACCACATATTGAAGTAATTTTAAATGAAGTTTCAAAATTCTTTAATTTAAAAATTTATGGAAATGGTTGGAAGCATTCAAAATATAACTCATTAAAAACTATAGCTAACTCAACTAAGTACGATGGAAATACCATGAGAGATCTTGCTAATAAAGCTTCAGTAGTCATCAATTTTATTAGAGCAGAACATGGTTGTTTCACATCTATGAAGACATTTGAGTTAGCCGCTTCTGGTGCATGTATTATCACAAATTATACTGAAGATCAAAATATATTTTTTCACAATAGTGAATTTTCATACTTCAATACATCTGAAGAATTAAAAGATAAAATTTCTTTTTTATTAAACAACAAAAAAGCAAATATTGAGCAAAGAAAAAAATCTTTAGAAACAGTTTCAAATTATAATTACAATAACATATCAAAACAACTAATAGATAGTTTAAACTTATGA
- a CDS encoding sulfotransferase family 2 domain-containing protein — protein sequence MKEKLRKYYRKYHSIKKLNEFIYKINSKKVDAIFIHIPKTAGISIQKALKSPIQAHMIAWHVYKRVDKNIWDNTLKFAVVRNPYDRMLSDYLYRVKTNQHNLQEKKLTFKEWLNKTFVECDPFYHDKRYNWINQVDWISKPNGEILINEILFFENLSTDLKKINNKYNLDINLSLNNSTNRKKHYSEFYDEESKAIVEKWYKKDLDYFKYTF from the coding sequence ATGAAAGAAAAATTGAGAAAATACTATCGAAAATATCATAGTATTAAAAAATTAAATGAATTTATATATAAAATCAATAGTAAAAAAGTTGATGCAATTTTTATTCACATACCAAAAACTGCAGGTATTAGTATTCAGAAAGCTTTAAAGTCACCTATTCAAGCTCACATGATTGCATGGCATGTTTATAAGAGAGTAGACAAAAATATTTGGGATAATACATTAAAGTTTGCAGTAGTTAGAAATCCATACGATAGAATGTTATCTGACTATTTATATCGCGTTAAAACTAATCAACATAATTTACAAGAAAAAAAATTAACTTTTAAAGAATGGTTAAATAAAACTTTTGTTGAATGTGATCCATTTTATCATGATAAAAGATATAATTGGATAAATCAAGTAGATTGGATTTCAAAGCCAAATGGTGAAATTTTAATTAATGAAATTCTTTTTTTTGAAAATTTATCAACCGATTTAAAAAAAATCAACAATAAATATAATTTAGATATTAATCTTAGTCTGAATAACTCCACAAATAGAAAAAAACATTATAGTGAATTTTATGATGAAGAATCTAAGGCAATTGTTGAAAAATGGTATAAAAAAGATTTAGATTATTTTAAATATACTTTTTAA